A genomic region of Deltaproteobacteria bacterium contains the following coding sequences:
- a CDS encoding VWA domain-containing protein: MRGRGSGGRALLRLLVLLLLVISSAPVAPGDERPAAPPEEGIALAIVYDTSGSMTDPVPDGGGGRAPKYVIANRALDQIVDRLQAYVASAPPDAPRRIEAGLFVFKDSSAVPAVRFGPFDPEALRAWRKRAAKPDGPTPLGQAVSLAGQAVLASRLTHKHVLVLTDGVNTAGPEPAGELSRLKDTASRSGKTLSAHFVAFDIDADRFNALRALGATVVGAADARQLDQQFEYILERKILLEDEEPPAKGRKAD; this comes from the coding sequence ATGAGAGGACGAGGCAGCGGCGGGCGAGCGCTTCTCCGCCTTCTCGTCCTCCTCCTCCTCGTCATCAGCTCTGCCCCGGTTGCCCCGGGCGACGAACGGCCCGCGGCGCCGCCGGAGGAGGGCATCGCGCTCGCGATCGTCTACGACACCTCGGGGAGCATGACGGATCCCGTCCCCGACGGCGGGGGGGGACGCGCGCCCAAGTATGTGATCGCCAACCGCGCCCTCGACCAGATCGTCGACCGCCTGCAGGCCTACGTCGCGAGCGCGCCGCCCGACGCGCCGCGCAGGATCGAGGCGGGGCTCTTCGTGTTCAAGGACTCGAGCGCGGTGCCCGCGGTCAGGTTCGGGCCCTTCGATCCCGAGGCGCTTCGCGCCTGGCGCAAGCGCGCGGCGAAGCCCGACGGGCCGACCCCGCTGGGCCAGGCGGTCTCGCTCGCCGGACAGGCGGTGCTCGCCTCGCGGCTCACGCACAAGCACGTCCTCGTGCTGACCGACGGCGTCAACACCGCCGGTCCCGAGCCGGCCGGCGAGCTGTCGCGGCTCAAGGACACGGCGAGCCGGAGTGGAAAGACGCTCTCGGCACACTTCGTCGCCTTCGACATCGACGCGGACCGGTTCAACGCGCTGCGAGCGCTCGGCGCGACCGTGGTGGGCGCGGCGGACGCCAGGCAGCTCGACCAGCAGTTCGAGTACATCCTCGAGCGCAAGATCCTGCTCGAGGACGAGGAACCGCCGGCCAAGGGCCGGAAGGCCGACTAG